The following are from one region of the Qipengyuania flava genome:
- a CDS encoding sensor histidine kinase, with amino-acid sequence MATSAAGQKRQPPRWWRRFVVTSRRQNIVSYIEIAAALAFLVMVVTTWATFTTAPPDGALLPSRQVAGLLIGTLIPAMALLVLAGRRIALRRAAGSTARLHVRLVFFFSMIAAVPTLLVAGFAAFLFQSGVDFWFSDNSRGLMENANQLAEGYYEENQLDLANETISMAMDMRAILGRVQVTDPNFALVYQYQAEPRDVIESAILQAMPDGTMRTAVVYGLSEESDPRAFAQNSLAGLLGGEQVAVQGSPERIEAVAPIDRDAGIYLYTARNAEAATFRSWQSARSISTAYDELTQRARALQLRFNLALFFVSLALVGIAVWFALRFADRQVEPLTDLVAAARKVGAGNFSLRVEGRTGADEIGLLNRAFNRMTAQLEKQTDALLSANTELEERRSFIEAVLESVSAGVISVDSDLNVLLMNAPAQAMLTGTSEPDALPATLDDLVPQIGAMVRAGLAQGVISHNRGGELLTLAVKIGRESDGHVITFEDITRQLLDQRQAAWSDVARRIAHEIKNPLTPIQLATERLKRRYRKQIEQDGELFDELTSTIVRQVGDLRKMVDEFSSFARLPKPSFRPEDAIDLIRQSLFLQEVAHPDIDYRFETDEQGPLRIQCDRHQLGQALTNTLKNAYEAIEAKAQKSDIDYRGKIFVRVESGDEAITVSVQDNGIGLPQDRETILEPYVTTREKGTGLGLAIVNKIIEEHGGEMTFTSVETGGTRVTMRFARDPLAAKPEAPSQTAQEG; translated from the coding sequence ATGGCGACGAGTGCAGCAGGACAGAAGCGGCAGCCCCCACGCTGGTGGCGCAGGTTCGTCGTGACGTCGCGCCGGCAGAACATCGTTTCCTATATCGAGATTGCCGCCGCCCTTGCCTTCCTGGTGATGGTCGTGACGACCTGGGCGACCTTTACGACGGCACCGCCCGATGGGGCCCTGCTGCCGTCACGCCAGGTGGCCGGCCTGCTTATAGGAACCTTGATCCCGGCCATGGCGCTTCTCGTGCTCGCGGGCCGTCGGATTGCCCTGCGGCGCGCAGCGGGCAGCACGGCACGGCTGCATGTCCGGCTCGTGTTTTTCTTCTCCATGATCGCGGCCGTTCCGACCCTGCTGGTCGCCGGGTTTGCTGCCTTCCTGTTCCAGTCCGGCGTGGATTTCTGGTTCTCCGACAATTCGCGCGGGCTGATGGAGAACGCGAATCAGCTTGCTGAGGGCTATTACGAGGAGAACCAGCTCGATCTCGCCAATGAGACCATTTCCATGGCGATGGATATGCGCGCGATCCTTGGCCGGGTTCAGGTAACCGACCCGAACTTCGCGCTCGTTTACCAGTACCAGGCAGAGCCGCGCGATGTCATCGAAAGCGCGATCCTGCAGGCGATGCCGGATGGAACGATGCGCACGGCCGTGGTCTATGGCCTCAGCGAAGAGAGCGACCCGCGCGCCTTTGCGCAGAATTCGCTCGCCGGGCTGTTGGGCGGCGAGCAGGTCGCCGTGCAGGGCAGCCCGGAGCGGATTGAGGCGGTGGCGCCGATCGATCGCGACGCCGGCATTTACCTCTATACTGCCCGGAACGCCGAGGCGGCGACCTTCCGCAGCTGGCAATCGGCGCGCTCCATCTCAACGGCCTATGACGAACTGACCCAGCGGGCGCGCGCGCTTCAGTTGCGCTTCAACCTGGCGCTGTTCTTCGTTTCGCTCGCGCTGGTCGGGATCGCCGTCTGGTTCGCGCTGCGTTTCGCCGATCGGCAAGTCGAACCGCTGACGGACCTCGTGGCGGCCGCGCGCAAGGTGGGGGCGGGCAACTTCAGCCTGCGCGTCGAAGGACGCACCGGGGCCGACGAGATCGGCCTGCTCAACCGCGCCTTCAACCGCATGACCGCCCAACTCGAAAAACAGACCGATGCGCTGCTGTCGGCCAACACCGAGCTGGAAGAGCGCCGCAGCTTTATCGAGGCTGTGCTGGAATCGGTGAGCGCCGGCGTGATCTCGGTCGATAGCGACCTCAACGTCCTGCTGATGAACGCCCCGGCGCAGGCCATGCTGACGGGTACGTCGGAACCGGATGCGCTCCCGGCCACGCTGGATGATCTTGTGCCGCAGATCGGAGCCATGGTTCGCGCAGGTCTCGCCCAGGGCGTGATTTCGCACAATCGCGGCGGCGAGTTGCTGACGCTGGCCGTCAAGATCGGCCGGGAAAGCGACGGCCATGTGATCACCTTCGAGGATATCACCCGCCAGCTCCTCGACCAGCGGCAGGCGGCCTGGTCCGATGTGGCGCGCCGCATCGCGCACGAGATCAAGAATCCGCTGACGCCGATCCAGCTCGCGACCGAGCGCCTCAAGCGGCGCTATCGCAAGCAGATCGAACAGGATGGCGAGCTGTTCGACGAGCTGACCAGCACGATCGTCCGGCAGGTCGGCGACCTGCGCAAGATGGTCGACGAGTTTTCGAGTTTCGCGCGTCTTCCGAAGCCGAGCTTCCGGCCCGAAGATGCAATCGACCTCATCCGCCAGTCGCTCTTCCTCCAGGAAGTCGCCCACCCGGATATCGATTACCGGTTCGAAACCGACGAGCAGGGGCCTCTGCGCATCCAGTGCGACCGGCACCAGCTCGGCCAGGCGCTTACCAACACGCTCAAGAATGCGTACGAAGCGATTGAAGCAAAAGCGCAAAAATCGGATATCGACTATCGCGGCAAGATCTTCGTGCGGGTCGAGTCCGGCGACGAAGCCATCACGGTCTCGGTGCAGGACAACGGTATCGGCCTACCGCAGGACCGCGAAACCATTCTCGAACCCTATGTCACCACGCGCGAGAAGGGCACCGGCCTCGGCCTCGCGATCGTGAACAAGATCATCGAAGAACACGGCGGCGAGATGACATTCACCTCGGTGGAAACCGGGGGCACTCGCGTAACGATGCGCTTTGCTCGCGACCCCCTGGCAGCAAAGCCCGAAGCGCCGTCGCAGACGGCACAAGAAGGATAA
- a CDS encoding sigma-54-dependent transcriptional regulator, producing MGHTVLLVEDDKGIATVITEALRDDGFDVTACESIERRDALLAEHQFDVMLTDVMLEDGDGLASIDRVRGVAPDMPVIVLSAQNTLDTAVRASDSDAFEYFPKPFDLDELTQAVAQAVASRPTAAAAGEGEDSALPLIGRSPAMQGVFRMITRVLRNDLTVLITGESGTGKELVAEAIHELGARKTGPFVAVNMAAIPHDLLESELFGHERGAFTGAVSQQIGKFEQANGGTLFLDEIGDMPAEAQTRLLRALQSGRIRRVGGRQEIGVDVRIVSATNRDLLPMIADGRFREDLYYRLNVVPIHLPPLRERKEDIGALVRHFLGQAAGEGLPNRQATAEAIAALEARDWPGNVRELRNAIFRLALMARDDVIDRSAVVDVLPERKAEDGAGGKHGFDAIVESWMDSERPADGTVYHAALAAFEKPLFELVLERTEGNQLRASRLLGINRNTLRKRLSELDIAPERFSRRR from the coding sequence ATGGGACACACGGTTCTTCTGGTCGAGGACGACAAGGGCATCGCCACCGTCATTACGGAGGCGCTGCGCGACGATGGATTCGACGTCACGGCGTGCGAAAGCATCGAGCGGCGTGACGCCCTGCTGGCCGAGCACCAGTTTGACGTCATGCTGACCGACGTCATGCTTGAAGACGGGGACGGGTTGGCGTCAATCGACCGTGTGCGCGGCGTTGCGCCCGACATGCCGGTCATTGTCCTGTCGGCGCAGAACACGCTCGATACGGCTGTGCGCGCGAGCGACAGCGACGCCTTCGAATATTTCCCGAAACCCTTCGACCTCGACGAGCTCACCCAGGCGGTGGCGCAGGCCGTTGCAAGCCGCCCGACCGCAGCCGCTGCGGGCGAGGGCGAAGACAGCGCGCTTCCGCTGATTGGTCGCAGTCCGGCAATGCAGGGCGTGTTCCGCATGATCACGCGGGTCCTGCGCAATGATCTCACCGTCCTGATCACCGGCGAGAGCGGTACCGGCAAGGAGCTGGTGGCGGAGGCCATCCACGAACTCGGCGCCCGCAAGACCGGGCCGTTTGTTGCCGTGAACATGGCGGCGATCCCGCACGATCTCCTCGAAAGCGAGCTGTTCGGGCACGAACGCGGCGCGTTCACCGGTGCGGTCAGCCAGCAGATCGGCAAGTTCGAACAAGCCAATGGCGGCACGCTCTTCCTCGACGAGATTGGCGACATGCCTGCTGAAGCACAGACCCGCCTGCTGCGAGCTCTCCAATCGGGCCGGATCCGCCGGGTTGGCGGGCGCCAGGAGATCGGGGTCGATGTGCGGATCGTCTCGGCCACCAACCGCGATCTCTTGCCGATGATCGCCGATGGACGGTTTCGTGAGGACCTCTACTACCGCCTGAACGTTGTCCCGATCCATCTTCCGCCCCTGCGCGAACGCAAAGAGGACATCGGGGCGCTGGTGCGGCATTTCCTGGGCCAGGCGGCAGGGGAGGGGCTTCCGAACCGGCAGGCAACCGCCGAGGCGATTGCGGCTCTCGAAGCGCGCGATTGGCCGGGCAATGTGCGCGAGCTTCGCAACGCCATCTTCCGCCTTGCCTTGATGGCGCGCGACGATGTCATCGACCGTTCGGCCGTGGTCGATGTCTTGCCCGAGCGGAAGGCTGAAGACGGAGCCGGAGGCAAGCACGGGTTCGACGCGATCGTTGAATCGTGGATGGATTCCGAGCGGCCCGCTGACGGGACGGTTTATCACGCCGCGCTTGCCGCGTTCGAGAAGCCGCTTTTTGAGCTGGTGCTGGAACGTACCGAGGGCAACCAGCTGCGCGCCTCGCGCTTGCTGGGGATCAACCGCAACACTTTGCGCAAACGCCTGTCGGAGCTCGACATCGCGCCCGAGCGGTTCTCCCGCCGGAGATAG
- a CDS encoding two-component system sensor histidine kinase NtrB, with translation MSTPSRVPRARDQLAALLFAVLLLDEDDNIVEANHAAEEMLGRSARKLCEMRFWDVVGISDQRLSDNLHNSEAQLVARGVTIATAIGERRVNISSSPMHSEPGWRVLTMSDAGQPENEEDDSERVELRAPAVLAHEIKNPLSAIRGASQLLARRVAGKDKPLAKMISGEVDRIAQLIDRMQQLGAKPVEVTGPCNLHEAIRNAMATVRAGRSEACELVEEFDPSLPPVAADQGALEQVLINLLANACDASAGLEDATVRVRTRFVSGLVFNTIRFGQATRLPIEITVTDKGKGIDPKLRDHVFEPFVSSKPQGQGLGLALVRKLLRDMGGRISHTRDDRAGETHFRINLPVAAV, from the coding sequence GTGAGTACGCCCTCCCGCGTCCCGCGCGCGCGTGACCAGCTGGCGGCGCTCCTGTTCGCCGTGCTGCTGCTCGATGAAGACGACAACATCGTCGAGGCCAACCATGCGGCCGAGGAAATGCTCGGGCGCAGCGCGCGCAAACTGTGCGAGATGCGCTTTTGGGACGTGGTCGGGATTTCCGACCAACGGCTATCCGACAACCTCCACAACTCTGAAGCGCAGCTTGTAGCCCGCGGCGTGACGATCGCGACGGCAATTGGCGAAAGACGCGTGAATATAAGCAGCTCGCCCATGCATTCCGAGCCGGGCTGGCGGGTCCTCACCATGTCCGATGCCGGTCAGCCTGAGAACGAGGAAGACGACAGCGAACGGGTCGAACTGCGCGCGCCGGCGGTCCTTGCGCATGAGATCAAGAACCCGCTATCCGCCATCCGCGGGGCCAGCCAGCTGCTTGCGCGGCGCGTTGCGGGCAAGGACAAACCGTTGGCCAAGATGATCTCCGGCGAAGTCGACCGGATCGCGCAGCTTATCGACCGGATGCAGCAGCTCGGGGCAAAGCCGGTCGAAGTCACCGGCCCCTGCAACCTGCACGAGGCGATCCGCAACGCGATGGCCACGGTGCGCGCCGGTCGCAGCGAGGCGTGCGAGCTGGTCGAGGAATTCGATCCGTCGCTGCCACCCGTCGCGGCCGACCAGGGGGCGCTGGAACAGGTACTGATCAACCTGCTCGCCAACGCCTGCGACGCCAGCGCGGGCCTTGAGGACGCCACTGTGCGTGTCCGCACGCGCTTTGTCAGCGGACTGGTGTTCAACACCATTCGATTTGGCCAGGCGACACGCCTGCCGATTGAGATCACCGTCACCGACAAGGGCAAGGGCATCGATCCGAAGTTGCGCGATCACGTTTTCGAACCCTTCGTTTCGAGCAAGCCGCAGGGGCAGGGGCTGGGCCTTGCGCTGGTGCGCAAGCTGCTGCGCGACATGGGTGGCCGGATCTCGCACACGCGCGATGACCGCGCCGGCGAGACACATTTCCGTATCAACCTGCCGGTCGCAGCGGTTTAG